In Chitinibacter sp. FCG-7, the genomic stretch CAAGCTCGTTACCAAGACTTTGACTCTGCTCTGAATCCAGCTATCGGCTGGGGCTTTGACGGTCGTCAAGCAGGTAAAGACAACTCTGCTCGTGTGTTGATCGGTACTTGGACTGGTTTCTAATCTGACTTTTTCAGTTTAGATATTCCATCTCAAAAAAGCGGCTTCGGCCGCTTTTTTGTTGTTCTAATTTATTCTAATTTATTCAAATGCTTAGTATTTAATGTAATGAATTTGTCACTGTTATGACATCGTTTATTAACAATGAGTTTATACAATGGCTGCGATGTGAAAGTTCACAGAAACAGATTATTTTAAACTCGGAGTTAAAGAAATGAACAAGTTGATTGCCGCTGCAGTAGCTGCTGCTTTTGTTGCCCCTGCTGTAATGGCCGATGTTGATTTGGGGCCTGTGAAAATTTACGGCAGCCTGCGCACTGCAGTAGAAGTTGCCAGTGTGTCACCTTTGAAAGGGACTGCTCTGACTGACATTACTGACGACCAAACCCGCCTAGCAGACCAGGGTTCACGTTTTGGTGTGAAAGGTGATTGGAAAATCAGTGATGATCTGAAAGCCATTGGTCAAGTTGAATCTCGTTTTTATGTTGGCAACAGCGGTGAAAACAAATCAACAACAGCAACATTTGGTACCCGTAACACATTCATCGGTCTGGATAGTGCCAAAGCTGGTAAGTTCTTGGCTGGCCGCTATGATAATGCTTACAAAAACCTGAAAAAAGCCGCATACGGTGTATTTGATGACAACCTGAACGACACCACTGATCTGACTGGTAAAGATTCAATCATCGGCCGCATGGGTGGTCGTGATGGTGATATCGTTCACTACGAAACACCAAAACTTGGTGGCTTTAACGCGCAATTGAGCTACAACTTCGGCAAAGTAGGCGAAGTGCAAGCACCTCAGTTGTCACTGATGGCCGCATACTCTAGCCAATTCTTTGATGTGGGTGTTGGTTACGCACAGCTGAGCGATGCATCTTATGATTTGACTGGTGTTAAATTGTCCAGCAAGTCAGACAAGACTGGTAGCCAAGGTAACGAATCTTCTGATGCATTTACCGTGGGCGCTACTGCCAAATTCTCAGGCGTAAAAGTAAGCGCTGTATGGGAAAAAATGAACAGCGAATACACCATTGCCCCAGCTGCAAAGGTTGATCAGGAGCAAAATACTTATGGTTTTGGTGTGGCGTATGGCATGGGCGACTGGAACTTCCACGCTAATTATGCAATCGCTGATGAAGCAGAACAGAATGGCAAAGTAGTGGCCGATTCTGGTGCCAAACAATTTGGTCTGGGTGCATCATACAAATTGCATAAGCAGGTTCGTGTGATTGCGACATACACTAAAATTGATAACGATGCGAAAGCGAACTCAACCACAGGTTCTGGTTTTGCTTTGAGCAAAGGCTCTGACGCCAGCATTATCGCAATCGGTCTGCGTGGTGATTTCTAAGCTGTAAAGATTGCTACGCTTGAAACCACCGGATTTGATAACCGCCAATCTCAGTCGAGATTGGCGGTTTTTTTATTTCGTTGGCGAGTAATCGATTATGGCCGGCTCCGCGTTGTGGCCTGTGGCGTGGTAAAATCGCCCACATTCAGAATTAAAACAGACTCTTGGAGTGCACCATGTCGGGCAATAGTTTGGGCTTGTTGTTTACTGTAACTTCATTTGGCGAAAGCCATGGTGCTGGCATTGGCTGCATCGTCGATGGTTGCCCTCCGGGAATGGATTTATCGCTGGAAGACATTCAATTCGAGCTCGATCGCCGCAAGCCCGGCACTAGCCGCCATGTCACGCAACGCAAAGAGCCCGACACGGTTGAGATTTTGTCGGGGATTTATGAAGGCAAAACCACCGGTACGCCGATTGCGCTACTGATTCGCAACCAAGATCAGCGCAGCCAAGACTACGGCAAGATCGTCGAAACCTTCCGTCCTGGCCACGCCGATTACACTTACTGGCACAAATATGGCATTCGCGATCCGCGTGGTGGCGGTCGTAGCTCAGCGCGTGAAACAGCGGTGCGTGTGGCAGCGGGAGCAATTGCCAAAAAATGGCTGCGTGAAAAATTCGGCATCGTCATTCGCGGCTATATGAGCAAACTGGGCGAGATTGATATTCCGTTCCAAAGCTGGGATCACGTGGCTGAGAATGCTTTTTTCTCGCCGAATGCAGAAATCGTACCGCAGCTCGAAGACTATATGGATGCGATTCGCAAAGAGCGCGATTCGGTGGGCGCGCAAATCTCGGTCGTGGCTGAAAATGTGCCAGTCGGTTGGGGTGAGCCGGTGTATGACCGACTCGATGCCGAAATCGCCTACGCAATGATGAATATTAACGCGGTGAAAGGCGTTGAAATTGGCGCTGGTTTTGACAGCATTGCACAACGTGGCTCGGTGCATTGTGATGAGCTGACGCCTAAAGGCTTTGCCACCAATCATGCTGGCGGCATTCTTGGGGGTATATCGACAGGGCAAGCTATTACCGTGAATTTGGCGGTTAAACCCACCTCCAGTATTGCGCAAGAGCGCCAGTCAATCGACAAAATGGGCAATCCGGTGATGATGGCCACAACAGGCCGCCATGACCCTTGCGTCGGCATTCGTGCAACGCCGATTGCCGAGGCAATGCTGGCACTCGTGCTGATCGATCATGCGCTGCGACACCGTGCACAATGCGGCGATGTGGTCGTCAATACGCCGAAAATTCCGGGTAGTATCGCCTAATGTCGGCGCGCACACTGTTGACGATATTTGTGCTGGCCGTGCTGGCAGGCTGTGCCAGCCCGTCGTTTGTAGCCACCGTGTCGGTACGTCATCAGTTGCCCGCTGGCGTATTAAAAGCTTCGGCACCCGCTGTATCCGGTGCCGAGGCGGTCGCCGCCGCAATGGCTCGCCCGAAAGCCTTTGCATTTGAGCGCAGTGCCTCGCAGGCGCAAAGTCTGGCGTATCAGCAATATGAAACCGAATTGGCGCAACATCTGGTTGAGCAAGGCCTGATCTGGCAGCGAGACCCGAAAGCGGCGGACTGGCTGGTGCGTTTTGATTACCAAATTGACGACGGCAAGAATAAATCGTACCAGCAACCGATCTGGGGCACGATAGGCTACTCGGTCAGCTATCGACGTGTGATTAGCGGCGGCAGTGTGGTGTTTATTCCGCGCTATTACCCGGAAACCGGC encodes the following:
- a CDS encoding porin, yielding MNKLIAAAVAAAFVAPAVMADVDLGPVKIYGSLRTAVEVASVSPLKGTALTDITDDQTRLADQGSRFGVKGDWKISDDLKAIGQVESRFYVGNSGENKSTTATFGTRNTFIGLDSAKAGKFLAGRYDNAYKNLKKAAYGVFDDNLNDTTDLTGKDSIIGRMGGRDGDIVHYETPKLGGFNAQLSYNFGKVGEVQAPQLSLMAAYSSQFFDVGVGYAQLSDASYDLTGVKLSSKSDKTGSQGNESSDAFTVGATAKFSGVKVSAVWEKMNSEYTIAPAAKVDQEQNTYGFGVAYGMGDWNFHANYAIADEAEQNGKVVADSGAKQFGLGASYKLHKQVRVIATYTKIDNDAKANSTTGSGFALSKGSDASIIAIGLRGDF
- the aroC gene encoding chorismate synthase, which encodes MSGNSLGLLFTVTSFGESHGAGIGCIVDGCPPGMDLSLEDIQFELDRRKPGTSRHVTQRKEPDTVEILSGIYEGKTTGTPIALLIRNQDQRSQDYGKIVETFRPGHADYTYWHKYGIRDPRGGGRSSARETAVRVAAGAIAKKWLREKFGIVIRGYMSKLGEIDIPFQSWDHVAENAFFSPNAEIVPQLEDYMDAIRKERDSVGAQISVVAENVPVGWGEPVYDRLDAEIAYAMMNINAVKGVEIGAGFDSIAQRGSVHCDELTPKGFATNHAGGILGGISTGQAITVNLAVKPTSSIAQERQSIDKMGNPVMMATTGRHDPCVGIRATPIAEAMLALVLIDHALRHRAQCGDVVVNTPKIPGSIA
- a CDS encoding DUF4136 domain-containing protein; the protein is MSARTLLTIFVLAVLAGCASPSFVATVSVRHQLPAGVLKASAPAVSGAEAVAAAMARPKAFAFERSASQAQSLAYQQYETELAQHLVEQGLIWQRDPKAADWLVRFDYQIDDGKNKSYQQPIWGTIGYSVSYRRVISGGSVVFIPRYYPETGIVGTQTVNETIYTREVFVDILDRKTLDKGEFAKLYEGRARNRSQNDELDAAVPWLIRSLFKPFPGPSGVSREVRMPMTTPTP